In one Candidatus Absconditicoccus praedator genomic region, the following are encoded:
- the secD gene encoding protein translocase subunit SecD, whose protein sequence is MFSIFFIGYEFDEASGEDEMKITSNGIAHFKKGLDVAGGVRLTYRIDYSRYEQIYQDEQRLEEVKSNVESIILQNIDDRISALGVSDYSSYIQSIGEEDYVVVEIGGVQDIDAAKDIIGKTVELEFKVPFEDEDRDDETKDSRQLLSEEFLTQLVNEESSFEEIYQENQDNGVRLNTHQGDDIDEFPSYIQENYDELVEGGQGHILPSLVEDEEEESWYILGFEGQQEGNYSFLALEVDYYPQWHAARDPESGQILNAAFFNYASVDSSETGRPVVLVRFNSEGGQIFCNLTNQHVGEQMAIFVGGQLRTAPVIRESICGGTAQIDGDFDSQGARELADSLNEGAMPAPLLLSQEEMVSPTLGENALNAALIAAGVGFFLIFIFMIFFYGWKMGLVSLITLLFFLTILFGLVKVLGYALSLSGIAAVILSIGIAVDANVLIFERVREEMKSGKGKILSIHDGFARSISAIRDGNLTTGLIGLLLFMIGTNVFRGFGTMMIVNIALILAVVVPLTKLLLLLIYDYTEEDSTEEATSVVQA, encoded by the coding sequence TTGTTTTCTATATTTTTTATAGGATATGAGTTTGATGAAGCTTCATGAGAAGATGAAATGAAAATAACTTCCAATTGAATAGCTCATTTTAAAAAGTGACTTGATGTTGCTTGATGAGTTAGACTTACTTATAGAATAGATTATTCAAGATATGAGCAGATATATCAGGATGAGCAAAGACTTGAAGAAGTAAAAAGTAATGTAGAGTCTATAATTTTGCAAAATATAGATGATAGGATATCTGCTTTGGGAGTTAGTGATTATTCAAGTTATATTCAATCTATTTGAGAAGAGGATTATGTGGTCGTAGAAATAGGATGAGTTCAAGATATAGATGCAGCAAAAGATATAATATGAAAAACAGTAGAGTTAGAGTTTAAAGTGCCTTTTGAAGATGAAGATAGAGATGATGAAACCAAAGATTCAAGACAATTGTTATCTGAAGAATTTCTAACTCAGCTGGTTAATGAAGAAAGTAGCTTTGAAGAAATATATCAAGAAAATCAAGACAATTGAGTGAGGTTGAATACACATCAATGAGATGATATAGATGAATTTCCTTCATATATTCAAGAAAATTATGATGAACTTGTAGAGTGATGACAATGACATATTCTTCCTTCATTAGTAGAAGATGAAGAAGAGGAAAGTTGGTATATTTTATGATTTGAATGACAACAAGAGTGAAATTATTCATTTTTGGCTTTAGAAGTTGATTATTATCCTCAATGGCATGCTGCAAGAGATCCTGAGTCTGGACAGATATTGAATGCTGCATTTTTTAACTATGCTAGTGTTGATTCTTCTGAAACAGGTCGTCCAGTTGTTTTGGTTAGATTTAATTCTGAGTGATGACAGATATTTTGTAATCTTACTAATCAGCATGTTGGTGAACAAATGGCAATTTTTGTTGGCTGACAACTTAGGACAGCTCCAGTTATAAGAGAAAGTATTTGTGGTTGAACAGCTCAGATAGATGGTGATTTTGATTCACAGTGAGCTAGAGAGCTTGCTGATAGTTTAAACGAATGAGCAATGCCGGCCCCATTACTTTTGTCTCAAGAAGAAATGGTTTCTCCTACATTGTGAGAAAATGCTCTTAATGCGGCTTTGATTGCTGCTTGAGTTTGATTTTTCTTGATATTTATTTTCATGATATTTTTCTATGGTTGGAAGATGTGATTAGTTTCTTTGATTACGTTACTATTTTTTCTAACAATTCTTTTCTGACTTGTTAAGGTGCTTTGATATGCGTTATCCCTTAGTTGAATAGCTGCAGTAATATTGAGTATATGAATAGCTGTGGATGCAAATGTGCTTATTTTTGAAAGAGTTAGAGAAGAAATGAAATCTTGAAAATGAAAAATATTGTCAATACATGACTGATTTGCAAGAAGTATATCGGCAATAAGAGACTGAAATCTTACTACTTGATTGATTGGTCTTCTTCTATTTATGATATGAACAAATGTGTTTAGAGGTTTTGGTACTATGATGATAGTAAATATTGCTTTGATACTAGCAGTAGTTGTGCCGTTGACGAAATTGCTTTTGCTTTTAATTTATGATTATACTGAAGAAGATTCTACTGAAGAAGCTACTAGTGTTGTTCAAGCATAA
- the trpS gene encoding tryptophan--tRNA ligase encodes MKRVLTGIKPTAENLHLGNYFGSIKYMLEFQQSGEYDNFMFLANMHTLTQLHNSEDIKKNTLNLIRTYLASGLDPQKTTIFNPAKIPAHAQLNWVLSCVTNIGYMKRMHAYKDALAKNTEENITVGTFCYPILMAADIILYDVDYVPVGKDQKQHVEYARDIAARFNNIFKPDFFKLPNPWIQQSLATIPGIDGRKMSKSYNNYIGLFDDDKTIFKKTRAIPTASIPVQEPKNPDECNVYNILKLFLSDDEDKNIREGYEKGGLSFKEVKDLLYEKLVEFIGPIRYKSSEISDEEILNILDQGTNKAAEISSKKMLEINRLVGFDF; translated from the coding sequence ATGAAAAGAGTTCTTACATGAATAAAGCCAACTGCAGAAAATCTTCATTTATGAAATTATTTTGGATCTATTAAATATATGTTGGAATTTCAACAAAGTTGAGAATATGATAACTTTATGTTTTTGGCAAATATGCATACTCTTACTCAATTGCATAATTCAGAAGATATTAAAAAAAATACACTAAATCTTATAAGAACATATTTGGCAAGTTGACTTGATCCTCAAAAAACAACTATTTTCAATCCCGCCAAAATCCCTGCTCATGCACAATTAAACTGGGTGCTTTCTTGTGTTACAAATATCTGATATATGAAAAGAATGCATGCATACAAGGATGCATTAGCTAAAAATACTGAAGAAAACATAACAGTATGAACATTTTGTTATCCAATATTGATGGCTGCTGATATTATTTTGTATGATGTGGATTATGTACCGGTATGAAAAGATCAAAAACAGCATGTAGAGTATGCAAGAGATATTGCAGCTAGGTTCAATAATATTTTCAAACCAGATTTTTTCAAGCTACCTAATCCTTGGATACAGCAATCACTTGCTACTATACCTTGAATAGATTGAAGAAAAATGTCAAAATCTTACAACAATTATATATGACTTTTTGATGATGATAAAACAATATTTAAGAAAACAAGGGCTATTCCAACTGCAAGTATCCCGGTGCAAGAGCCTAAGAATCCTGATGAATGTAATGTTTATAATATTTTGAAGTTGTTTTTATCTGATGATGAAGATAAGAATATAAGAGAAGGTTATGAAAAATGATGACTTTCATTTAAAGAAGTCAAAGATTTGCTTTATGAGAAATTAGTTGAGTTTATTTGACCAATAAGATATAAGTCTAGTGAAATTTCAGATGAAGAAATTTTAAATATTTTGGATCAATGAACCAACAAAGCTGCTGAAATTTCTTCGAAAAAGATGTTAGAGATAAATAGATTGGTTTGATTTGATTTTTAA
- a CDS encoding tetratricopeptide repeat protein encodes MRGSKVLYLIVSLFLILGAVIFYFTYKAEKEFQERLDEVGKTMDKKDSKVYQEIEEDINIEETEDAQKKDEKKDIQDDIEDSIEEDIQKQLDVEGVYEDVSESQLQELQSEYSDNIGVNEDFGRLRILEDIYEKQPSKEILVLLVEGFAGVKDYDTALEYLKDLYSQDPELADMDIYLLFEVFLNSMSFSRNNLEQIQSIAESYNQDGYLSDGDKIFFNSLISLVHFEYEDFFEKVEKIEDGKYLDFKDDIRMIKQQYENFKDAEEYYINGLLSFVLYQHGYYKIAKRIAMDVLEENSSYILPNQVLGYSNFLMGNFEEANDFFRSLLDYDSTNFSLYNFFIGISYFWLGEYARAVTFLSQVENHDEILDVKRYLIVSYKNLEQYGNMMDYFQKLLELGKPLTEYDYYTFFDVVFYQPWKKSDSFDLLKSNPRLVVDYISGCYEHMDENKFPCRYARGGFHFARGQYDIGIRYLEHIVEEFPRNYIFEAIGDYYYEKEEFDKARKNYILAIRYSTDSEERKTLRDNIYNIILEQK; translated from the coding sequence ATGAGGTGATCAAAAGTTTTGTATCTAATAGTGTCTTTGTTTTTGATTTTATGAGCAGTAATATTTTATTTTACCTATAAAGCTGAAAAAGAGTTTCAAGAAAGATTAGATGAGGTAGGAAAGACAATGGATAAAAAAGATTCTAAGGTGTATCAAGAAATTGAGGAAGATATAAATATAGAAGAAACTGAAGATGCACAAAAAAAAGATGAAAAAAAGGATATACAAGATGATATTGAAGATTCAATTGAAGAAGATATTCAAAAACAGCTTGATGTTGAGGGTGTATATGAAGATGTTTCTGAATCTCAACTACAAGAACTACAAAGTGAGTATTCAGACAATATATGAGTTAATGAGGATTTTTGAAGACTTCGTATTCTTGAAGATATATATGAAAAACAGCCTTCAAAAGAGATTTTGGTATTATTAGTTGAAGGGTTTGCATGAGTAAAAGATTATGATACAGCATTGGAGTATCTGAAAGATCTTTATTCTCAAGATCCTGAACTTGCTGATATGGATATATATCTTCTTTTTGAAGTGTTTCTTAATTCTATGTCTTTTTCAAGAAATAATTTAGAGCAAATTCAATCTATTGCTGAAAGTTATAATCAAGACTGATATCTTTCTGACTGAGACAAAATTTTTTTCAACTCTTTGATATCTCTTGTTCATTTTGAGTATGAAGATTTTTTTGAGAAAGTTGAAAAAATAGAAGACGGAAAATATTTGGATTTTAAAGATGATATAAGAATGATAAAACAACAATATGAAAACTTTAAAGATGCTGAAGAGTATTATATAAATTGATTATTGAGTTTTGTGTTGTATCAACATTGATATTATAAAATAGCAAAAAGAATAGCTATGGATGTTTTGGAAGAGAATAGTAGTTATATTTTACCTAACCAAGTTTTGTGATATTCGAATTTTTTGATGTGAAATTTTGAAGAGGCAAATGATTTTTTTAGAAGCTTGCTTGATTATGATTCTACTAATTTTTCATTGTATAACTTTTTCATTGGTATATCTTATTTTTGGCTTTGAGAATATGCTAGGGCTGTAACTTTTCTTTCCCAGGTAGAAAATCATGATGAAATACTAGATGTAAAAAGATATTTAATAGTTTCTTATAAAAATCTTGAGCAATACTGAAATATGATGGATTATTTTCAAAAACTTTTGGAGTTGGGAAAACCTTTAACTGAGTATGACTATTATACTTTTTTTGATGTAGTTTTTTATCAGCCATGGAAAAAATCAGATTCATTTGATTTACTTAAATCAAATCCAAGGCTTGTAGTAGATTACATAAGTTGATGTTATGAACATATGGATGAAAATAAATTTCCTTGTAGATATGCAAGGTGATGATTTCATTTTGCTAGGTGACAATACGATATATGAATTAGATATCTAGAACATATTGTAGAAGAATTTCCAAGAAATTATATTTTTGAGGCAATAGGTGATTATTACTATGAAAAAGAAGAGTTTGATAAGGCAAGAAAAAATTATATTCTAGCCATAAGGTATTCAACTGATTCTGAAGAAAGAAAAACTTTAAGAGACAATATTTATAATATAATATTAGAGCAGAAATAA
- a CDS encoding cyclic nucleotide-binding domain-containing protein yields the protein MTSVNDLLVKMIKEIDLFKDFSDDDILDLANSFVLKYYPSGSLIIREGEKPNSIYILKNGILEAKKSHGLSSIHLGDINPGEIFGEMSYIKGGNSMASVTSKEDSDVWQISVEDFDRFIKSNPGLMDSIYETMKKREEMNSSSSFNKVSNNKQDDDIDDIKINI from the coding sequence ATGACATCAGTTAATGATCTATTAGTGAAAATGATAAAAGAAATTGACTTGTTTAAGGATTTTTCTGATGATGATATATTGGATTTAGCAAATAGTTTTGTGTTAAAATATTATCCATCTTGAAGCCTTATAATAAGAGAGTGAGAAAAGCCCAATAGTATATATATATTAAAAAACTGAATATTAGAAGCAAAAAAATCGCATTGATTGTCTAGTATTCATTTGTGAGATATAAATCCTTGAGAAATATTTTGAGAAATGTCCTATATAAAATGAGGAAACTCAATGGCAAGTGTTACTTCAAAAGAGGATAGTGATGTATGGCAAATAAGTGTTGAAGATTTTGATAGGTTTATAAAATCAAATCCTGGATTGATGGATAGTATATATGAAACTATGAAAAAAAGGGAAGAAATGAATAGTTCTTCTTCTTTCAATAAAGTTTCTAATAATAAACAAGATGATGATATAGACGACATTAAAATTAATATTTAG
- the tsaD gene encoding tRNA (adenosine(37)-N6)-threonylcarbamoyltransferase complex transferase subunit TsaD, producing the protein MLKTFAIETSCDDTCVAIVEYYDGVIKTNNSFSYSQIADHQKYGGVVPEVASRIHNEKILQLIQKVGIDNIKGCDFISYTSTPGLPGSLLVGATTANMLSNFLSKQLVSVNHIYGHIFSLFLDRKIESIKFPMVVLTASGGHNDIYFVDKTDGKNTDLGKYKIKKIGQTIDDASGEAFDKVSKMLGGPYPGGGWIYEKAKKGVSKYDITPTFLKKDEFNFSFSGTKSKVYYIIKNLQKEKQNLSEQDVYDIAYAFQEGVVEVLSKKLLSAANKYSAKTVGLAGGVSANSRLLDYFQDLKKQKGNKKLELLVPAEKYYCTDNACMIGAAGILSKLF; encoded by the coding sequence ATGTTGAAAACTTTTGCAATTGAAACTAGTTGTGATGATACCTGTGTGGCGATTGTAGAGTACTATGATTGAGTTATAAAAACTAATAATAGTTTTTCGTATTCACAAATTGCAGATCATCAAAAATATTGATGAGTTGTCCCAGAAGTTGCCTCAAGAATACACAATGAAAAGATCTTACAATTAATTCAAAAAGTTGGAATTGATAATATAAAATGATGTGATTTTATTAGTTATACTTCAACCCCAGGTTTGCCTTGATCTTTGTTGGTTTGAGCAACAACTGCAAACATGCTTTCAAATTTTTTATCAAAACAGTTAGTGTCAGTAAATCATATTTATTGACATATATTCTCATTGTTTTTGGATAGAAAAATAGAAAGTATTAAATTTCCAATGGTTGTGTTAACTGCATCTGGTTGACACAATGATATATATTTTGTAGATAAAACAGATTGAAAAAATACGGATCTATGAAAATATAAAATAAAAAAAATTTGACAAACAATAGATGATGCTTCATGAGAAGCTTTTGATAAGGTTTCTAAAATGCTTGGATGACCATATCCTTGAGGTGGATGGATTTATGAAAAAGCTAAAAAATGAGTTTCAAAATATGATATAACTCCAACTTTTTTGAAAAAAGATGAATTCAATTTTAGTTTTTCTTGAACCAAATCAAAAGTATATTATATTATAAAAAACTTACAAAAAGAAAAACAAAATCTATCAGAGCAAGATGTGTATGATATAGCTTATGCATTTCAAGAGTGAGTAGTAGAGGTGTTATCAAAAAAACTATTGTCTGCTGCAAACAAATATTCTGCTAAAACTGTTGGGTTAGCCTGAGGGGTGTCTGCTAATAGTAGGCTATTGGATTATTTTCAAGATCTCAAAAAACAAAAATGAAACAAAAAATTAGAATTACTTGTGCCTGCTGAGAAGTATTACTGTACTGATAATGCTTGTATGATTTGAGCTGCTGGTATATTGTCCAAACTATTTTAG